One genomic segment of Gasterosteus aculeatus chromosome 6, fGasAcu3.hap1.1, whole genome shotgun sequence includes these proteins:
- the mapk8a gene encoding mitogen-activated protein kinase 8 isoform X3 yields the protein MTERTFLDAQKAVIEDFAMNKNKREREFYSLDVGDSTFTVLKRYQNLRPIGSGAQGIVCSAYDQNLERNVAIKKLSRPFQNQTHAKRAYRELVLMKCVNHKNIIGLLNVFTPQKSLEEFQDVYLVMELMDANLCQVIQMELDHERLSYLLYQTLCGIKHLHAAGIIHRDLKPSNIVVKSDCTLKILDFGLARTAATGLLMTPYVVTRYYRAPEVILGMGYQANVDIWSVGCILAEMVRHKILFPGRDYIDQWNKVIEQLGTPSQDFLMKLNQSVRTYVENRPRYAGYSFEKLFPDVLFPADSDHNKLKASQARDLLSKMLVIDASKRISVDEALQHPYINVWYDPAEVEAPPPKVLHKHLDEREHTVEEWKVLIYKEVSEWEEWKRNGVIRGQPPPLGAAVIDSPPQPTSSSSSSANDVSSMSTEPTDASSDPTMTSENDSSLDSHTSLGALACCR from the exons ATGACGGAG AGGACATTTTTGGATGCACAGAAAGCTGTAATTGAAGATTTCGCcatgaacaaaaacaagagagaaagagagttcTACAGCCTCGACGTTGGAGATTCGACGTTCACAGTACTGAAGCGATACCAGAATTTAAGACCCATCGGCTCAGGAGCCCAGGGAATCGTCTG CTCTGCTTATGACCAAAACCTTGAACGGAATGTTGCCATCAAGAAGCTGAGTCGGCCGTTTCAAAACCAAACCCATGCCAAGAGGGCGTATAGAGAGCTAGTCCTAATGAAATGTGTCAATCACAAAAAT ATCATTGGCCTATTGAATGTATTCACACCACAAAAATCATTAGAGGAATTCCAAGATGT ATacctggtgatggagctgatggatgCAAACCTGTGCCAGGTCATCCAGATGGAGCTGGACCATGAGCGGCTGTCCTATCTGCTATATCAGACGCTGTGCGGTATCAAACACCTGCATGCCGCCGGCATCATCCACAGG GACCTCAAGCCTAGTAATATAGTTGTCAAGTCCGATTGTACACTGAAGATTTTGGACTTTGGCTTGGCTCGGACGGCTGCCACGGGCCTCCTGATGACACCGTATGTGGTTACACGCTACTACAGAGCACCCGAGGTTATCCTGGGGATGGGCTACCAAGCCAATG TGGACATATGGTCTGTGGGCTGCATACTCGCAGAAATGGTTCGCCATAAAATCCTCTTCCCAGGAAGGGACT ACATCGACCAGTGGAACAAGGTAATTGAGCAGCTCGGCACTCCATCTCAGGATTTCCTCATGAAGCTCAACCAGTCCGTGAGAACGTACGTGGAAAACCGGCCGCGCTACGCTGGGTACAGCTTTGAGAAGCTCTTTCCGGATGTGCTGTTCCCTGCCGACTCTGACCACAACAAACTGAAAG CGAGCCAAGCCAGGGATCTTTTATCCAAGATGTTAGTGATCGACGCCTCCAAGCGCATCTCCGTGGACGAGGCCCTGCAGCACCCCTACATCAATGTTTGGTATGACCCAGCTGAAGTGGAGGCG CCCCCACCAAAGGTCCTGCACAAACATCTGGATGAGAGGGAGCACACAGTGGAAGAGTGGAAGG TGCTAATTTATAAGGAAGTGAGCGAATGGGAGGAGTGGAAAAGAAATGGCGTGATAAGAGGCCAGCCGCCTCCTTTAG GTgcagcagtgattgacagccCCCCTCAGCCcacgtcgtcctcctcttcttcggcCAACGATGTCTCGTCCATGTCCACCGAGCCTACTGACGCGAGCAGTGACCCCACCATGACCTCTGAAAATGACAGCAGCTTGGACAGCCACACCTCTCTGGGTGCGCTGGCCTGCTGCAGATAA
- the mapk8a gene encoding mitogen-activated protein kinase 8 isoform X5, producing the protein MNKNKREREFYSLDVGDSTFTVLKRYQNLRPIGSGAQGIVCSAYDQNLERNVAIKKLSRPFQNQTHAKRAYRELVLMKCVNHKNIIGLLNVFTPQKSLEEFQDVYLVMELMDANLCQVIQMELDHERLSYLLYQTLCGIKHLHAAGIIHRDLKPSNIVVKSDCTLKILDFGLARTAATGLLMTPYVVTRYYRAPEVILGMGYQANVDIWSVGCILAEMVRHKILFPGRDYIDQWNKVIEQLGTPSQDFLMKLNQSVRTYVENRPRYAGYSFEKLFPDVLFPADSDHNKLKASQARDLLSKMLVIDASKRISVDEALQHPYINVWYDPAEVEAPPPKVLHKHLDEREHTVEEWKVLIYKEVSEWEEWKRNGVIRGQPPPLGAAVIDSPPQPTSSSSSSANDVSSMSTEPTDASSDPTMTSENDSSLDSHTSLGALACCR; encoded by the exons atgaacaaaaacaagagagaaagagagttcTACAGCCTCGACGTTGGAGATTCGACGTTCACAGTACTGAAGCGATACCAGAATTTAAGACCCATCGGCTCAGGAGCCCAGGGAATCGTCTG CTCTGCTTATGACCAAAACCTTGAACGGAATGTTGCCATCAAGAAGCTGAGTCGGCCGTTTCAAAACCAAACCCATGCCAAGAGGGCGTATAGAGAGCTAGTCCTAATGAAATGTGTCAATCACAAAAAT ATCATTGGCCTATTGAATGTATTCACACCACAAAAATCATTAGAGGAATTCCAAGATGT ATacctggtgatggagctgatggatgCAAACCTGTGCCAGGTCATCCAGATGGAGCTGGACCATGAGCGGCTGTCCTATCTGCTATATCAGACGCTGTGCGGTATCAAACACCTGCATGCCGCCGGCATCATCCACAGG GACCTCAAGCCTAGTAATATAGTTGTCAAGTCCGATTGTACACTGAAGATTTTGGACTTTGGCTTGGCTCGGACGGCTGCCACGGGCCTCCTGATGACACCGTATGTGGTTACACGCTACTACAGAGCACCCGAGGTTATCCTGGGGATGGGCTACCAAGCCAATG TGGACATATGGTCTGTGGGCTGCATACTCGCAGAAATGGTTCGCCATAAAATCCTCTTCCCAGGAAGGGACT ACATCGACCAGTGGAACAAGGTAATTGAGCAGCTCGGCACTCCATCTCAGGATTTCCTCATGAAGCTCAACCAGTCCGTGAGAACGTACGTGGAAAACCGGCCGCGCTACGCTGGGTACAGCTTTGAGAAGCTCTTTCCGGATGTGCTGTTCCCTGCCGACTCTGACCACAACAAACTGAAAG CGAGCCAAGCCAGGGATCTTTTATCCAAGATGTTAGTGATCGACGCCTCCAAGCGCATCTCCGTGGACGAGGCCCTGCAGCACCCCTACATCAATGTTTGGTATGACCCAGCTGAAGTGGAGGCG CCCCCACCAAAGGTCCTGCACAAACATCTGGATGAGAGGGAGCACACAGTGGAAGAGTGGAAGG TGCTAATTTATAAGGAAGTGAGCGAATGGGAGGAGTGGAAAAGAAATGGCGTGATAAGAGGCCAGCCGCCTCCTTTAG GTgcagcagtgattgacagccCCCCTCAGCCcacgtcgtcctcctcttcttcggcCAACGATGTCTCGTCCATGTCCACCGAGCCTACTGACGCGAGCAGTGACCCCACCATGACCTCTGAAAATGACAGCAGCTTGGACAGCCACACCTCTCTGGGTGCGCTGGCCTGCTGCAGATAA
- the mapk8a gene encoding mitogen-activated protein kinase 8 isoform X15, producing the protein METQRTFLDAQKAVIEDFAMNKNKREREFYSLDVGDSTFTVLKRYQNLRPIGSGAQGIVCSAYDQNLERNVAIKKLSRPFQNQTHAKRAYRELVLMKCVNHKNIIGLLNVFTPQKSLEEFQDVYLVMELMDANLCQVIQMELDHERLSYLLYQTLCGIKHLHAAGIIHRDLKPSNIVVKSDCTLKILDFGLARTAATGLLMTPYVVTRYYRAPEVILGMGYQANVDVWSVGCIVAEMIRGSVLFPGTDHIDQWNKVIEQLGTPSQDFLMKLNQSVRTYVENRPRYAGYSFEKLFPDVLFPADSDHNKLKASQARDLLSKMLVIDASKRISVDEALQHPYINVWYDPAEVEAPPPKVLHKHLDEREHTVEEWKVLIYKEVSEWEEWKRNGVIRGQPPPLGAAVIDSPPQPTSSSSSSANDVSSMSTEPTDASSDPTMTSENDSSLDSHTSLGALACCR; encoded by the exons ATGGAAACGCAG AGGACATTTTTGGATGCACAGAAAGCTGTAATTGAAGATTTCGCcatgaacaaaaacaagagagaaagagagttcTACAGCCTCGACGTTGGAGATTCGACGTTCACAGTACTGAAGCGATACCAGAATTTAAGACCCATCGGCTCAGGAGCCCAGGGAATCGTCTG CTCTGCTTATGACCAAAACCTTGAACGGAATGTTGCCATCAAGAAGCTGAGTCGGCCGTTTCAAAACCAAACCCATGCCAAGAGGGCGTATAGAGAGCTAGTCCTAATGAAATGTGTCAATCACAAAAAT ATCATTGGCCTATTGAATGTATTCACACCACAAAAATCATTAGAGGAATTCCAAGATGT ATacctggtgatggagctgatggatgCAAACCTGTGCCAGGTCATCCAGATGGAGCTGGACCATGAGCGGCTGTCCTATCTGCTATATCAGACGCTGTGCGGTATCAAACACCTGCATGCCGCCGGCATCATCCACAGG GACCTCAAGCCTAGTAATATAGTTGTCAAGTCCGATTGTACACTGAAGATTTTGGACTTTGGCTTGGCTCGGACGGCTGCCACGGGCCTCCTGATGACACCGTATGTGGTTACACGCTACTACAGAGCACCCGAGGTTATCCTGGGGATGGGCTACCAAGCCAATG TGGACGTATGGTCAGTGGGCTGCATAGTGGCTGAGATGATCAGGGGAAGTGTTTTGTTCCCCGGCACTGATC ACATCGACCAGTGGAACAAGGTAATTGAGCAGCTCGGCACTCCATCTCAGGATTTCCTCATGAAGCTCAACCAGTCCGTGAGAACGTACGTGGAAAACCGGCCGCGCTACGCTGGGTACAGCTTTGAGAAGCTCTTTCCGGATGTGCTGTTCCCTGCCGACTCTGACCACAACAAACTGAAAG CGAGCCAAGCCAGGGATCTTTTATCCAAGATGTTAGTGATCGACGCCTCCAAGCGCATCTCCGTGGACGAGGCCCTGCAGCACCCCTACATCAATGTTTGGTATGACCCAGCTGAAGTGGAGGCG CCCCCACCAAAGGTCCTGCACAAACATCTGGATGAGAGGGAGCACACAGTGGAAGAGTGGAAGG TGCTAATTTATAAGGAAGTGAGCGAATGGGAGGAGTGGAAAAGAAATGGCGTGATAAGAGGCCAGCCGCCTCCTTTAG GTgcagcagtgattgacagccCCCCTCAGCCcacgtcgtcctcctcttcttcggcCAACGATGTCTCGTCCATGTCCACCGAGCCTACTGACGCGAGCAGTGACCCCACCATGACCTCTGAAAATGACAGCAGCTTGGACAGCCACACCTCTCTGGGTGCGCTGGCCTGCTGCAGATAA
- the mapk8a gene encoding mitogen-activated protein kinase 8 isoform X4, protein MTERTFLDAQKAVIEDFAMNKNKREREFYSLDVGDSTFTVLKRYQNLRPIGSGAQGIVCSAYDQNLERNVAIKKLSRPFQNQTHAKRAYRELVLMKCVNHKNIIGLLNVFTPQKSLEEFQDVYLVMELMDANLCQVIQMELDHERLSYLLYQTLCGIKHLHAAGIIHRDLKPSNIVVKSDCTLKILDFGLARTAATGLLMTPYVVTRYYRAPEVILGMGYQANVDVWSVGCIVAEMIRGSVLFPGTDHIDQWNKVIEQLGTPSQDFLMKLNQSVRTYVENRPRYAGYSFEKLFPDVLFPADSDHNKLKASQARDLLSKMLVIDASKRISVDEALQHPYINVWYDPAEVEAPPPKVLHKHLDEREHTVEEWKVLIYKEVSEWEEWKRNGVIRGQPPPLGAAVIDSPPQPTSSSSSSANDVSSMSTEPTDASSDPTMTSENDSSLDSHTSLGALACCR, encoded by the exons ATGACGGAG AGGACATTTTTGGATGCACAGAAAGCTGTAATTGAAGATTTCGCcatgaacaaaaacaagagagaaagagagttcTACAGCCTCGACGTTGGAGATTCGACGTTCACAGTACTGAAGCGATACCAGAATTTAAGACCCATCGGCTCAGGAGCCCAGGGAATCGTCTG CTCTGCTTATGACCAAAACCTTGAACGGAATGTTGCCATCAAGAAGCTGAGTCGGCCGTTTCAAAACCAAACCCATGCCAAGAGGGCGTATAGAGAGCTAGTCCTAATGAAATGTGTCAATCACAAAAAT ATCATTGGCCTATTGAATGTATTCACACCACAAAAATCATTAGAGGAATTCCAAGATGT ATacctggtgatggagctgatggatgCAAACCTGTGCCAGGTCATCCAGATGGAGCTGGACCATGAGCGGCTGTCCTATCTGCTATATCAGACGCTGTGCGGTATCAAACACCTGCATGCCGCCGGCATCATCCACAGG GACCTCAAGCCTAGTAATATAGTTGTCAAGTCCGATTGTACACTGAAGATTTTGGACTTTGGCTTGGCTCGGACGGCTGCCACGGGCCTCCTGATGACACCGTATGTGGTTACACGCTACTACAGAGCACCCGAGGTTATCCTGGGGATGGGCTACCAAGCCAATG TGGACGTATGGTCAGTGGGCTGCATAGTGGCTGAGATGATCAGGGGAAGTGTTTTGTTCCCCGGCACTGATC ACATCGACCAGTGGAACAAGGTAATTGAGCAGCTCGGCACTCCATCTCAGGATTTCCTCATGAAGCTCAACCAGTCCGTGAGAACGTACGTGGAAAACCGGCCGCGCTACGCTGGGTACAGCTTTGAGAAGCTCTTTCCGGATGTGCTGTTCCCTGCCGACTCTGACCACAACAAACTGAAAG CGAGCCAAGCCAGGGATCTTTTATCCAAGATGTTAGTGATCGACGCCTCCAAGCGCATCTCCGTGGACGAGGCCCTGCAGCACCCCTACATCAATGTTTGGTATGACCCAGCTGAAGTGGAGGCG CCCCCACCAAAGGTCCTGCACAAACATCTGGATGAGAGGGAGCACACAGTGGAAGAGTGGAAGG TGCTAATTTATAAGGAAGTGAGCGAATGGGAGGAGTGGAAAAGAAATGGCGTGATAAGAGGCCAGCCGCCTCCTTTAG GTgcagcagtgattgacagccCCCCTCAGCCcacgtcgtcctcctcttcttcggcCAACGATGTCTCGTCCATGTCCACCGAGCCTACTGACGCGAGCAGTGACCCCACCATGACCTCTGAAAATGACAGCAGCTTGGACAGCCACACCTCTCTGGGTGCGCTGGCCTGCTGCAGATAA
- the mapk8a gene encoding mitogen-activated protein kinase 8 isoform X2: METQRTFLDAQKAVIEDFAMNKNKREREFYSLDVGDSTFTVLKRYQNLRPIGSGAQGIVCSAYDQNLERNVAIKKLSRPFQNQTHAKRAYRELVLMKCVNHKNIIGLLNVFTPQKSLEEFQDVYLVMELMDANLCQVIQMELDHERLSYLLYQTLCGIKHLHAAGIIHRDLKPSNIVVKSDCTLKILDFGLARTAATGLLMTPYVVTRYYRAPEVILGMGYQANVDIWSVGCILAEMVRHKILFPGRDYIDQWNKVIEQLGTPSQDFLMKLNQSVRTYVENRPRYAGYSFEKLFPDVLFPADSDHNKLKASQARDLLSKMLVIDASKRISVDEALQHPYINVWYDPAEVEAPPPKVLHKHLDEREHTVEEWKVLIYKEVSEWEEWKRNGVIRGQPPPLGAAVIDSPPQPTSSSSSSANDVSSMSTEPTDASSDPTMTSENDSSLDSHTSLGALACCR; encoded by the exons ATGGAAACGCAG AGGACATTTTTGGATGCACAGAAAGCTGTAATTGAAGATTTCGCcatgaacaaaaacaagagagaaagagagttcTACAGCCTCGACGTTGGAGATTCGACGTTCACAGTACTGAAGCGATACCAGAATTTAAGACCCATCGGCTCAGGAGCCCAGGGAATCGTCTG CTCTGCTTATGACCAAAACCTTGAACGGAATGTTGCCATCAAGAAGCTGAGTCGGCCGTTTCAAAACCAAACCCATGCCAAGAGGGCGTATAGAGAGCTAGTCCTAATGAAATGTGTCAATCACAAAAAT ATCATTGGCCTATTGAATGTATTCACACCACAAAAATCATTAGAGGAATTCCAAGATGT ATacctggtgatggagctgatggatgCAAACCTGTGCCAGGTCATCCAGATGGAGCTGGACCATGAGCGGCTGTCCTATCTGCTATATCAGACGCTGTGCGGTATCAAACACCTGCATGCCGCCGGCATCATCCACAGG GACCTCAAGCCTAGTAATATAGTTGTCAAGTCCGATTGTACACTGAAGATTTTGGACTTTGGCTTGGCTCGGACGGCTGCCACGGGCCTCCTGATGACACCGTATGTGGTTACACGCTACTACAGAGCACCCGAGGTTATCCTGGGGATGGGCTACCAAGCCAATG TGGACATATGGTCTGTGGGCTGCATACTCGCAGAAATGGTTCGCCATAAAATCCTCTTCCCAGGAAGGGACT ACATCGACCAGTGGAACAAGGTAATTGAGCAGCTCGGCACTCCATCTCAGGATTTCCTCATGAAGCTCAACCAGTCCGTGAGAACGTACGTGGAAAACCGGCCGCGCTACGCTGGGTACAGCTTTGAGAAGCTCTTTCCGGATGTGCTGTTCCCTGCCGACTCTGACCACAACAAACTGAAAG CGAGCCAAGCCAGGGATCTTTTATCCAAGATGTTAGTGATCGACGCCTCCAAGCGCATCTCCGTGGACGAGGCCCTGCAGCACCCCTACATCAATGTTTGGTATGACCCAGCTGAAGTGGAGGCG CCCCCACCAAAGGTCCTGCACAAACATCTGGATGAGAGGGAGCACACAGTGGAAGAGTGGAAGG TGCTAATTTATAAGGAAGTGAGCGAATGGGAGGAGTGGAAAAGAAATGGCGTGATAAGAGGCCAGCCGCCTCCTTTAG GTgcagcagtgattgacagccCCCCTCAGCCcacgtcgtcctcctcttcttcggcCAACGATGTCTCGTCCATGTCCACCGAGCCTACTGACGCGAGCAGTGACCCCACCATGACCTCTGAAAATGACAGCAGCTTGGACAGCCACACCTCTCTGGGTGCGCTGGCCTGCTGCAGATAA
- the mapk8a gene encoding mitogen-activated protein kinase 8 isoform X14, producing MIITLRTLLEQGRTFLDAQKAVIEDFAMNKNKREREFYSLDVGDSTFTVLKRYQNLRPIGSGAQGIVCSAYDQNLERNVAIKKLSRPFQNQTHAKRAYRELVLMKCVNHKNIIGLLNVFTPQKSLEEFQDVYLVMELMDANLCQVIQMELDHERLSYLLYQTLCGIKHLHAAGIIHRDLKPSNIVVKSDCTLKILDFGLARTAATGLLMTPYVVTRYYRAPEVILGMGYQANVDIWSVGCILAEMVRHKILFPGRDYIDQWNKVIEQLGTPSQDFLMKLNQSVRTYVENRPRYAGYSFEKLFPDVLFPADSDHNKLKASQARDLLSKMLVIDASKRISVDEALQHPYINVWYDPAEVEAPPPKVLHKHLDEREHTVEEWKVLIYKEVSEWEEWKRNGVIRGQPPPLGAAVIDSPPQPTSSSSSSANDVSSMSTEPTDASSDPTMTSENDSSLDSHTSLGALACCR from the exons ATGATCATAACACTGCGGACTCTCCTGGAACAAGGG AGGACATTTTTGGATGCACAGAAAGCTGTAATTGAAGATTTCGCcatgaacaaaaacaagagagaaagagagttcTACAGCCTCGACGTTGGAGATTCGACGTTCACAGTACTGAAGCGATACCAGAATTTAAGACCCATCGGCTCAGGAGCCCAGGGAATCGTCTG CTCTGCTTATGACCAAAACCTTGAACGGAATGTTGCCATCAAGAAGCTGAGTCGGCCGTTTCAAAACCAAACCCATGCCAAGAGGGCGTATAGAGAGCTAGTCCTAATGAAATGTGTCAATCACAAAAAT ATCATTGGCCTATTGAATGTATTCACACCACAAAAATCATTAGAGGAATTCCAAGATGT ATacctggtgatggagctgatggatgCAAACCTGTGCCAGGTCATCCAGATGGAGCTGGACCATGAGCGGCTGTCCTATCTGCTATATCAGACGCTGTGCGGTATCAAACACCTGCATGCCGCCGGCATCATCCACAGG GACCTCAAGCCTAGTAATATAGTTGTCAAGTCCGATTGTACACTGAAGATTTTGGACTTTGGCTTGGCTCGGACGGCTGCCACGGGCCTCCTGATGACACCGTATGTGGTTACACGCTACTACAGAGCACCCGAGGTTATCCTGGGGATGGGCTACCAAGCCAATG TGGACATATGGTCTGTGGGCTGCATACTCGCAGAAATGGTTCGCCATAAAATCCTCTTCCCAGGAAGGGACT ACATCGACCAGTGGAACAAGGTAATTGAGCAGCTCGGCACTCCATCTCAGGATTTCCTCATGAAGCTCAACCAGTCCGTGAGAACGTACGTGGAAAACCGGCCGCGCTACGCTGGGTACAGCTTTGAGAAGCTCTTTCCGGATGTGCTGTTCCCTGCCGACTCTGACCACAACAAACTGAAAG CGAGCCAAGCCAGGGATCTTTTATCCAAGATGTTAGTGATCGACGCCTCCAAGCGCATCTCCGTGGACGAGGCCCTGCAGCACCCCTACATCAATGTTTGGTATGACCCAGCTGAAGTGGAGGCG CCCCCACCAAAGGTCCTGCACAAACATCTGGATGAGAGGGAGCACACAGTGGAAGAGTGGAAGG TGCTAATTTATAAGGAAGTGAGCGAATGGGAGGAGTGGAAAAGAAATGGCGTGATAAGAGGCCAGCCGCCTCCTTTAG GTgcagcagtgattgacagccCCCCTCAGCCcacgtcgtcctcctcttcttcggcCAACGATGTCTCGTCCATGTCCACCGAGCCTACTGACGCGAGCAGTGACCCCACCATGACCTCTGAAAATGACAGCAGCTTGGACAGCCACACCTCTCTGGGTGCGCTGGCCTGCTGCAGATAA
- the mapk8a gene encoding mitogen-activated protein kinase 8 isoform X1 yields the protein MIITLRTLLEQGRTFLDAQKAVIEDFAMNKNKREREFYSLDVGDSTFTVLKRYQNLRPIGSGAQGIVCSAYDQNLERNVAIKKLSRPFQNQTHAKRAYRELVLMKCVNHKNIIGLLNVFTPQKSLEEFQDVYLVMELMDANLCQVIQMELDHERLSYLLYQTLCGIKHLHAAGIIHRDLKPSNIVVKSDCTLKILDFGLARTAATGLLMTPYVVTRYYRAPEVILGMGYQANVDVWSVGCIVAEMIRGSVLFPGTDHIDQWNKVIEQLGTPSQDFLMKLNQSVRTYVENRPRYAGYSFEKLFPDVLFPADSDHNKLKASQARDLLSKMLVIDASKRISVDEALQHPYINVWYDPAEVEAPPPKVLHKHLDEREHTVEEWKVLIYKEVSEWEEWKRNGVIRGQPPPLGAAVIDSPPQPTSSSSSSANDVSSMSTEPTDASSDPTMTSENDSSLDSHTSLGALACCR from the exons ATGATCATAACACTGCGGACTCTCCTGGAACAAGGG AGGACATTTTTGGATGCACAGAAAGCTGTAATTGAAGATTTCGCcatgaacaaaaacaagagagaaagagagttcTACAGCCTCGACGTTGGAGATTCGACGTTCACAGTACTGAAGCGATACCAGAATTTAAGACCCATCGGCTCAGGAGCCCAGGGAATCGTCTG CTCTGCTTATGACCAAAACCTTGAACGGAATGTTGCCATCAAGAAGCTGAGTCGGCCGTTTCAAAACCAAACCCATGCCAAGAGGGCGTATAGAGAGCTAGTCCTAATGAAATGTGTCAATCACAAAAAT ATCATTGGCCTATTGAATGTATTCACACCACAAAAATCATTAGAGGAATTCCAAGATGT ATacctggtgatggagctgatggatgCAAACCTGTGCCAGGTCATCCAGATGGAGCTGGACCATGAGCGGCTGTCCTATCTGCTATATCAGACGCTGTGCGGTATCAAACACCTGCATGCCGCCGGCATCATCCACAGG GACCTCAAGCCTAGTAATATAGTTGTCAAGTCCGATTGTACACTGAAGATTTTGGACTTTGGCTTGGCTCGGACGGCTGCCACGGGCCTCCTGATGACACCGTATGTGGTTACACGCTACTACAGAGCACCCGAGGTTATCCTGGGGATGGGCTACCAAGCCAATG TGGACGTATGGTCAGTGGGCTGCATAGTGGCTGAGATGATCAGGGGAAGTGTTTTGTTCCCCGGCACTGATC ACATCGACCAGTGGAACAAGGTAATTGAGCAGCTCGGCACTCCATCTCAGGATTTCCTCATGAAGCTCAACCAGTCCGTGAGAACGTACGTGGAAAACCGGCCGCGCTACGCTGGGTACAGCTTTGAGAAGCTCTTTCCGGATGTGCTGTTCCCTGCCGACTCTGACCACAACAAACTGAAAG CGAGCCAAGCCAGGGATCTTTTATCCAAGATGTTAGTGATCGACGCCTCCAAGCGCATCTCCGTGGACGAGGCCCTGCAGCACCCCTACATCAATGTTTGGTATGACCCAGCTGAAGTGGAGGCG CCCCCACCAAAGGTCCTGCACAAACATCTGGATGAGAGGGAGCACACAGTGGAAGAGTGGAAGG TGCTAATTTATAAGGAAGTGAGCGAATGGGAGGAGTGGAAAAGAAATGGCGTGATAAGAGGCCAGCCGCCTCCTTTAG GTgcagcagtgattgacagccCCCCTCAGCCcacgtcgtcctcctcttcttcggcCAACGATGTCTCGTCCATGTCCACCGAGCCTACTGACGCGAGCAGTGACCCCACCATGACCTCTGAAAATGACAGCAGCTTGGACAGCCACACCTCTCTGGGTGCGCTGGCCTGCTGCAGATAA